One window of the Myxococcales bacterium genome contains the following:
- a CDS encoding rhomboid family intramembrane serine protease, with the protein MIPYKDLNPTTRLPIVTGGLVLANIAVYVFQLFDSQNGLAFAMVPRQLWGFFHGGSLWPFFTLITGTFLHGSLLHIGFNLLFLWVFGDNVEDRLGHARFLLFYLAGAFVASACQVAVSPFSAVPVVGASGAISAVLGAYLVFFPGARVKTLFIIIVIPKIITLPAAIFLGLWFILQVFSSIGAAAGAAGVAWYAHIGGFIYGVFWAWRFARRRNRPVWAPQRRRAA; encoded by the coding sequence ATGATTCCCTATAAAGACCTCAACCCGACCACGCGCCTGCCGATCGTCACCGGCGGTTTGGTGCTTGCGAACATCGCGGTTTACGTTTTTCAGCTATTCGATTCGCAAAACGGCCTGGCCTTCGCCATGGTGCCGCGCCAACTGTGGGGATTTTTCCACGGCGGCTCGCTCTGGCCGTTTTTCACCTTGATCACCGGAACCTTTTTACACGGCAGCCTGCTGCACATCGGCTTCAATCTGCTCTTTTTGTGGGTTTTCGGCGACAACGTCGAGGATCGGTTGGGCCACGCGCGCTTTTTACTGTTTTATCTGGCCGGCGCGTTCGTCGCCTCGGCGTGCCAGGTGGCGGTCAGTCCGTTTTCCGCCGTGCCGGTCGTCGGCGCTTCGGGCGCGATCTCGGCCGTACTCGGAGCCTATCTGGTCTTCTTTCCCGGCGCGCGGGTCAAAACCCTGTTCATCATCATCGTCATCCCGAAAATCATTACCCTGCCGGCGGCGATTTTCCTCGGCTTGTGGTTCATCCTGCAGGTTTTTTCATCGATCGGCGCCGCGGCCGGCGCGGCGGGCGTCGCCTGGTACGCGCATATCGGCGGTTTCATCTACGGCGTTTTTTGGGCCTGGCGTTTTGCGCGGCGGCGGAACCGGCCGGTCTGGGCACCGCAGCGGCGGCGCGCGGCCTGA
- a CDS encoding glycoside hydrolase family 2 yields the protein MTRRLQLIAWCFASLAILAPSAIMADSLPMTFDLELANGAYVPLQSGRPLVSFDPQDRPQVDLAGNWKKLRLGISHDLSLQPRDSAWFTAVAVENGGATLADFDDSSWDDHTLPGVENVMPATPEDPAGAEVWSGGIYYRRHIDVPADWDGRVVRLVCLAADYIADLWVNGTWVGYHEGGYAPFAFDLSPYLVYGGDNVIVWRIDAMPWAIRMDILPNLFATDWQHYVGVIQDVYLEASPPAHLVRADVLPQNLAGDLDVSLVVENRGDADRKMTVRLAAYELDAEHPDYLSDPVAAHLLGEPAELRRETEAFAIVPAGQYRRVELAPRLVTPMPWTPAEPHLYALVVELVGGKEVLDTFVTQFGVRTVSVGEGAKVLLNRRPAFFTGVARHEDWPDSGRTATVAKIAADLQIVRDTNVRFLRTAHYPNHPATYLLTDRLGIAVWEEIPAWWINQISIPILLERGLAKQMWREMIWNQRNRPSILFWSLCNEPMWYFVFNLRTYVRDLHADLDDNFPDGRLVSQSLAADGAALTGASQQDVDVAGWTMYFGVFYGDDPTVESAAFLRQQHEKYPEIPLLVTEFGYWSNTDGGAEADQVVIARQTLAGLLPLAAVNKNGHTTAGYLAAATWWCQFNWYRVQDPHNQTMGLMHQDRVTAKPVYGTLKELYAPYFAMGGLGEEMPADDDTADDDTVDDDSSDDDDDNDDNNDNDDRAADDDDDNDDIGGCGC from the coding sequence ATGACCAGGCGACTGCAACTGATCGCGTGGTGTTTTGCGTCGTTGGCAATTCTGGCACCGAGTGCCATTATGGCCGATTCGCTGCCGATGACTTTCGATCTGGAACTGGCGAACGGCGCCTACGTGCCACTGCAAAGCGGCCGGCCGCTCGTCTCCTTCGACCCGCAGGATCGCCCGCAAGTGGATCTGGCGGGCAACTGGAAAAAACTGCGCCTGGGCATCAGCCACGATCTATCCCTGCAGCCGCGTGACTCCGCCTGGTTCACCGCCGTCGCGGTGGAAAACGGCGGCGCCACACTCGCCGACTTCGACGATTCTTCTTGGGACGACCACACCCTGCCCGGCGTCGAAAACGTCATGCCCGCCACACCGGAAGATCCGGCCGGAGCGGAGGTCTGGTCCGGCGGCATTTATTATCGCCGGCACATCGACGTGCCCGCCGACTGGGACGGCCGGGTCGTACGCCTGGTTTGCCTGGCCGCCGACTACATCGCCGACCTGTGGGTCAACGGCACGTGGGTCGGCTACCACGAAGGCGGCTATGCGCCCTTCGCCTTTGATCTCTCGCCTTATCTAGTCTACGGCGGCGACAACGTGATCGTCTGGCGCATCGACGCGATGCCCTGGGCTATCCGGATGGATATCCTCCCCAACCTGTTCGCCACCGACTGGCAGCACTACGTCGGCGTGATCCAGGACGTTTACCTCGAGGCTTCGCCGCCGGCGCATCTCGTGCGCGCCGACGTGCTGCCGCAAAACCTTGCCGGCGACCTGGACGTTTCGCTGGTGGTCGAAAACCGCGGCGACGCCGACCGCAAAATGACCGTCCGCCTCGCGGCCTACGAACTGGATGCCGAACATCCCGATTACCTGAGCGATCCGGTCGCGGCCCATTTGCTCGGCGAACCGGCGGAGCTGCGGCGCGAGACGGAAGCCTTCGCCATCGTGCCCGCCGGGCAATACCGGCGCGTTGAGTTGGCGCCGCGCCTCGTCACCCCCATGCCGTGGACCCCAGCGGAACCGCACCTGTATGCGCTGGTCGTCGAACTGGTCGGCGGCAAAGAAGTGCTCGACACCTTCGTGACGCAGTTCGGCGTGCGCACCGTAAGCGTGGGCGAAGGCGCCAAGGTGTTGCTGAACCGGCGGCCGGCCTTCTTTACCGGCGTCGCGCGCCACGAGGATTGGCCCGACAGCGGTCGCACGGCAACGGTCGCCAAGATCGCCGCGGATTTGCAAATCGTCCGCGACACCAACGTGCGTTTTCTGCGCACCGCGCACTACCCCAATCACCCCGCGACCTACCTGTTGACCGACCGCCTGGGGATCGCGGTCTGGGAAGAAATCCCGGCGTGGTGGATCAACCAGATCTCGATTCCGATCCTGCTGGAGCGCGGCCTCGCCAAGCAAATGTGGCGCGAGATGATCTGGAACCAGCGCAACCGGCCGTCGATCCTCTTCTGGAGCCTGTGCAACGAACCGATGTGGTATTTCGTTTTCAACCTGCGCACCTACGTGCGGGATTTGCACGCCGACCTCGACGACAACTTCCCCGACGGCCGGCTGGTTTCGCAAAGCCTCGCCGCCGACGGCGCGGCGCTGACCGGCGCGTCGCAACAGGACGTCGACGTGGCCGGCTGGACGATGTATTTCGGCGTGTTTTACGGCGACGATCCCACCGTCGAATCGGCGGCGTTCCTGCGGCAACAGCACGAGAAGTACCCGGAGATCCCGCTGCTGGTCACCGAATTCGGTTACTGGAGCAACACCGACGGCGGCGCGGAAGCCGATCAGGTGGTGATCGCCCGGCAGACGCTGGCCGGGCTGTTGCCGCTCGCGGCGGTAAACAAAAACGGTCACACGACCGCCGGCTATCTGGCGGCGGCGACCTGGTGGTGCCAGTTCAATTGGTATCGCGTGCAAGACCCGCACAACCAGACGATGGGCCTGATGCACCAGGATCGCGTCACCGCCAAACCGGTTTACGGCACGCTGAAAGAGCTGTACGCGCCCTATTTCGCCATGGGCGGCCTCGGCGAGGAAATGCCGGCCGACGACGATACCGCCGATGACGATACGGTC
- a CDS encoding manganese efflux pump — translation MSLGEILMISFALAIDAFTVALAGGVSLQAVGVRRTVRLAWHFGLFQTGMTLIGWSAGLSVRALLENVDHWLAMGLLGMVGGRMIYNSLIPKKEEAPTADPTKGGTLVMLSVATSIDALAVGIGFSMLKIEIWTPALIIGVMAFVLTAFGMQLGRVIKGFARIGRWAELAGGVVLLLIGLRILYDHGVY, via the coding sequence ATGAGTCTGGGCGAAATCCTGATGATTTCCTTCGCGCTGGCGATCGATGCCTTCACGGTCGCGCTGGCAGGCGGAGTGTCGCTGCAGGCCGTCGGCGTGCGGCGAACCGTTCGTTTGGCCTGGCACTTCGGGCTTTTTCAGACCGGCATGACCCTGATCGGCTGGAGCGCCGGCTTGTCGGTTCGCGCCTTATTGGAAAATGTCGATCATTGGCTGGCGATGGGCCTCTTGGGTATGGTCGGCGGGCGGATGATCTACAACTCGCTGATCCCGAAAAAGGAAGAAGCACCGACCGCCGATCCGACCAAGGGCGGCACGTTGGTCATGCTTTCCGTGGCGACCAGCATCGACGCGCTCGCGGTCGGCATCGGCTTCTCGATGTTGAAAATCGAGATCTGGACCCCAGCGCTGATCATCGGCGTCATGGCTTTCGTGTTGACCGCCTTCGGCATGCAACTGGGGCGGGTGATCAAGGGATTCGCCCGTATCGGCCGCTGGGCGGAACTGGCCGGCGGCGTGGTCCTGCTCCTGATCGGTCTGCGGATCCTGTACGATCACGGCGTGTATTGA